In Caloramator sp. E03, the sequence CTAGCAGATTCAAATGTTAATACTGTTGTGTTGACTGTACCGAATCATTTACATAAAGAAATGTGCTTAAAAGCTGCTGTTGCTAAAAAAAATGTTATTACAGAAAAACCTGCAGCATTAAGTGTGGCTGAACTTGATGAAATGGAATCAATATGCAAAAAAGAGGGGGTATTCCTTACTGTTCATCAAAATAGAAGATGGGATAAAGATATGCTCATTATAAAAAAAATTTATGAGGAAGGGATTTTAGGCAAAATTTTTAGTATTGAATCTAAGTTGCATTCAGCAAATGGGTATATGCACGAATGGCATTTGTATAAAAAGTATGGTGGTGGCATGCTCTACGATTGGGGGCCTCATCTAATCGACCAAATACTTTTTATGATGCCCAATGCGAAAATAAAAAGTTTATACGCAGATATAAAGAATGTATTGCATGAGGAAGTTGATGATTATTTTAAAATATTAATGAAGATGGATAATGGTATAACGGTGCATATAGAGCTTTCAACATATATGTTAAAATATGCTCCACGTTGGGTTGTGGGAGGAGATAAAGGAACAGCCGTGATAAACAGTTTCGCTTGTGATGGTACGATTTACCGTACGGGCAAGCTTCTCGAAAAGCTACCGCCACAAATCACTGAGACAATAGCAGGTCCGACAAGGCAGTTCGCTCCGGTTCCTCCTGGAGGGATCATAGAAGAGCCTTTGCCACAAGTAGAATCAGACTGGGTAGATTTTTATAAAAATGTCAGAGATGTGTTAAACGGTAAAGCAGAGTCTCTTATTAAGATTTCAGAGGTGCGCAGAGTATTAGCAGTTATGGAGGCAGTAAGGCGATCGGCAGAAAGTGGTGAAGCTATCGCCTTTGAATAAAATAAGAATAAGAACGAAATATGATTTGTTATACAGCAAAATAAATTTCATTCCATAATCCCGTAGTAAATGCAGGATAATCCCTGCTTTACTGCGGGGTTTGTTTTTTTGAAGCAAGAAAAATATATTATTTTATTGAATAAAAGAAAATAGAGCAGAAAAATAAGTAACTGCTATTTCTGAATATAGATTAAAGAAGCTTTTTTCAGTTTCCTAAAAGAAATAGATAAAATTAATAGAAACATTATACAAGCAGAGGGACGGTTACTTATTTCATACACAATATCTTCAAAATTAGGGGGCCATCCATAAAATATTATGTTTATTTAATATAATAAGTAACCGTCCCTCCTGTTATAAAAGTGAGGCTTCTAATTACGTTTACCAAGGGACAGTTAATTATTTTTTATATTTAAGATACAATTAGTACAAGCTATTAGATAAGAATACAGTTAATATTTATTTTAATTTTTTAAAAGTCAATTAATAATATATGTTTTTAAAAATGTTTTTTAATATAATATATATTAAAGATATGTAGTAAAAAAGTTGAAAATAATAGAATAGAAAATAGAAGTATAGGTTAGTATAATCTTCATATATATGGCTATAAAATAAACTAACACAAAGGAGGATAATGTAATGAAAACTGCAAAGGAAACTATTTACGAATTCATACAAAAGGAAATATATGGTAAAAGTGAAAATAAAAATGGTCTGGAAACAAAAACTATTGCTGAATCATTAGGCATGCAGCGTTCAAATGTAAGTGCTATATTAAATGAATTAGTAAAAGAAGGGAAACTCATTAAAACATCAACAAGACCAGTTTATTATAAAATACCTGAACAAACTCATAAAAGTACAGAAAAATCATGTTTTACCAGATTAATTGGGCATAATGGTAGTTTAAGAAATGCTATTCAATTAGCAAAAGCTGCAATATTATATTTTCCTTCTAGCTTAAATGTTTTATTATCTTCTAAGCCTGGATGTGGGACAACTTATTTTGCTTCTTTGATGTTTGAATTTGCAAAAGAAATGAATGTTTTGTCTAAAGATGCTCCTTATATAAAAATTGATTGTAGGCATTATTCAAAGAATATTTCCGTATTAAATGATGAAATCTTTGGTATTAATGGAAATTTAAATAATAGCTGTTTTGCAAGAGCGCAGGGAGGAATGCTCTTTATTGATAATGTTGATTTATTAGATGCAAAACAACAAAGCTGTCTATTTGGGTTTTTGGATACAGGAAAGATTTATTCAGAAGATAAATCTAAGTCATTAGATTGTAGTAATTTGTTTTTAGTATTATCCTGTTCACCACAAAGCAACTTACATATTAATCGTATGATTCCT encodes:
- a CDS encoding Gfo/Idh/MocA family protein, which translates into the protein MDIHLGIIGYGGMGKWHAKNAARAAGVKVAAVCDIDEEKIKEGTKDGFVTYSSAEELLADSNVNTVVLTVPNHLHKEMCLKAAVAKKNVITEKPAALSVAELDEMESICKKEGVFLTVHQNRRWDKDMLIIKKIYEEGILGKIFSIESKLHSANGYMHEWHLYKKYGGGMLYDWGPHLIDQILFMMPNAKIKSLYADIKNVLHEEVDDYFKILMKMDNGITVHIELSTYMLKYAPRWVVGGDKGTAVINSFACDGTIYRTGKLLEKLPPQITETIAGPTRQFAPVPPGGIIEEPLPQVESDWVDFYKNVRDVLNGKAESLIKISEVRRVLAVMEAVRRSAESGEAIAFE